The window CTCTAGTACTTGGCTTAGGTCATGCTTTTTAGGAGATAAAGAGAGTGATGTCATCTATCGGCCAAGATGAATGGCTTTCTCGAGGATTTCATAACATGGTTGACGCTTGACCAAGGatgtgtccagtaaaactaataaGGTCGCCATCAAAGTTGAAGACTTAGAGAAATACTTACTTTGAGCTAAGTGCGAGGTAGACCAGTGCAGACATTCTACTCAATATAAGCTTTTAAAAAATGTGGATTTATCTGAAGTTGGGGGATTGAGATTCCAAGGAGCCTGATGTATACTGAACTCATATATACTAAATGGACTAcggaaaaaaatttatttgacaAATAACCACATATCGTTTTATAGTGAGAGCTGTTCTACTCACTTCTCGGACTTCATGAGGAGTCAGTAGAGCAAGACGCTGCCACTAGGAATCACGAACACTTTATCATTTAACAGACAAAAATATCAAATGTCATGTCTACATAAGATAAGAAATTAAATGGTCAACTTCTAACAAGAATTTTGATATTCTCCAGCTAGGCCATTGTTTATGCTTAATGACTCACTTCTGACTACCACAGTCTACTGATGTTTGTTTCTTTTCAGACAAAAACTAGGTGCATCTGCTCATGTTAAGTCCATTGTCTATTGTTTGCATACACTGCAGTTAGCGAGCGAGTGAAGATAGGAACATCAGTTTTGTTCACTCATGATGTAGGGTTTCAGAAATTGTTACTTTAGTTCTAACCAATGAACAATCGTTAATATATGCAATCATCTGAAACTTGTGGATCTTGTTGATAGTTTTTGTCTAATGGAAGTGTCTGTTCATATTTAGATTGATCAGTTAGTGGAAGGTCGAGTGGACTGTTCTCTGCGCCGAAGAATGACTGCACAAATGCCAGCATCATCATATGTCTTACTGTTTTTCTACTGGCGGACATGGCAGACCCTGATACTCTATTTTTCAGTCATTTATTGGTGTGTCCGTACACTAGATCACCGCACAAATCCCCTTTTTTACAGAACAATTTAGTCCCTAGAATGTAACACCTGGGTATGTTATTTGATTCCTGCATTATTTTAAGCCTTTTGATTATAAAACACTTAAAAATGCCACAGATATCTGAAGTTTAACAATGTCTTTAAAGGTAACACCTTTAGAATTGAAGGGTAATAACCCAGTCAAATCAAACgttagaaatgaatgagttagAGGGTCCATTCGGAATGCTATCGATATGTCGAGAAGCGTTTTGTCTAAGCTGGCTAGACGTTGCAAGGGATACGTAGCATGGCGTACACACTCATGATCCGATATGAATGCGTGATCGAGCGCCTTCATTTAGTGAGTTCAGTAAAACTGATGATGAATGCCGAAAACTTACGGAGCTATTTATTCTGGGGATTTGTTCATCACTTCAACTTCTTTTGGCGTTTCTTCAATTGttgtcattattttaatatataaatttCTCCTTTGGTTCACTCGTCATTGTTACTGCTATATCATTAACTGTCACTAACTCTTCGGTGATGTTCAGTCTCCTAATAACCGTTCCATCTTCCTCTTGCTTAAAATTGTCCTTCATGGTTTGCCATGTCTGATTATTGTATGTTGGTTTTGGCTATGTAGACTAGCTGTTTCTGTTATGTGACTGTCATGAAACGGAAGTGTGTGTTGAGTAAGAATGAGTTGCGGAAATTCATTATAATATTCAGAAGTAATGACTTTTAAACGAAGCAAAATATAAATTTCGAAAGTCAGTTAAATGTGTAACTTCATTAGAATTCAGAAATTCAGTATTGGTCATCAAAGGAAGATAAGAAGACAGTTGCGATTGTATAAGAAATAAAAGTATAGAAGAAATTTCAAAAACACCTGTGAGATAGAGGGAAATGACAAATGTTCTGTAGAAACGTAGGTGATAACAGACAGAAATTTGGACTAGATGCTCAAAGATTGTAGTTTGTAAATATTGAGACACCGATGAATTACCACTTAGATCATCAGTAGTATGAGACTAAGAAGCGGTTGTTAGGACTTCAGCATTTGAAATTCCccgaagcaatagcaatcaaacgtttaaaaccagatctttgtatacaGAAAGAAACAGCAAtgaatctttctttgccctggtaacattaccccccttttttcttttttcttttctatttttatttattacgtcattccaactctttctgaattttataatcacatcactcataactgacctatttcaattcatatctctctttattaacattaatctattttcagttatttcattacataatcgtctaatgtgttttaattccatgatttctaatcactatttaaATTTTCTagaaccttccctcccaaactctatatattcaaaacaaaattttatgacctcattaactctaacgaaatctttgctacactatgttacatatattcatctttcatcgccctctgttgtataagtatgtcaatatatTTAGAAACGCTAAATATTCAAAAGCCTTAAATAAAcgatatttattttgattttcaacCTCACTACCAATATATCATAGCCGAATGTTAGAATTAACCTGACTTATTCAGTAATATAACAAACTATGAAGAAAGACAATAAATTATCCAGactgatcaataaaataaaagattatCCATGAACTGCCCTCTGTTGTGCTATTAAAagccctctgttgtataagtatgtcaatatgaTGCCCTTAAATGTACTTTCTTAATTTTCATTCCAATGTTTACACATTTACATAAATTTAAACGAAACACGTTGTACTAAAATATTCACTCAATCGACCAACATTATCACCTAATATTTTTCCGAGTGATTTCAAGAATTCCACATACCTGAACACAAATTATAAGCATGCCATTGATTAATAACTTCACCACAATTGGAAGACCAACAAAATATTCCGGTTGTCCGAACATCAACGGAAAAGCAACAAGCATCAATAAACATCCACCTAAATGCCATGACTTTCTCTGTCCAAGTCTCAACTGTCGTTTCATTCGACTGAGAAACCTCTTATCCTTCTTTACACTTCCATCTTCACACGTTATCGACTGGTGACCAGTTGTCGGTTTTTCAGTTAGACCGAGTGGACGATCTGATAAATAACCAATCAATGGTGTGGCTAATCCATTGGCAATCTGACCACACAGTAATAATGCCCCAACTTGTGAACTACTCAAACTGATACAACCTTCATAGAATATGATGTAGAATATACTGATAACTCCTGCAACAAGATCTTTAAGCATTTGACCCGTTCCATAAGCAATTTTACTAATccacttcattttatttgtcGTTGTAGCTTGGATAACTGATAACGATTGTGAGACTTTGATGTCATTCAAAATTCACTGATTTGACCAAGTATCACGTGTGAGTTAATTCAACTGCACACATTAACGTGTTGAATTCATTGATGCTATTTATGATGAATTGATATTAGTCCAGTTTATATACTGTTACATGTACAATCATTTTGCAGTAatctaaataattttcattaatcaataaaaattgacTTGTCTCATTGACCAATCAGTGAATAACTATATAAATTCTTATTTATTCAACCTATAGAAATACTACTTTAATTCgattatttaaataacaatcgaattgatgataaaaataataataataattcatatataaTCTATGATGATTGAACACAATAAAGAAAATCTTTTGTTTCAATCATTTAATAATACAATGAACACTGTATATTTGATAGTGTattaagaagatgaagattatcataGAACAAATCTCATACTGTAttatttcaaagaaatatacatgttgaaatcatgagtcagttgaagctagacaaccattgaaaacctggaagcactggacggccgtttcgttctagtatgggactcctcaacagtgagcattcacgattccgcctcgcggATCGGACCCAGAACCTCCCAGTCTCGCTTgctagcgcttaaccactagaccactgagccagcagccaacgtgttaatgtctaacttcaacctatccacgaaattgagcgacacattcaccattgtcatcagtgagttactatctcacaacagacctggttgaactccactgactcatgatcttgaaattactacaatctccacaaaacctatgtgatattaatcaacatatgctcactagtgactggcttcacgaggtatatcctggagttttagtgagaagtagtgaccagtggagttcaaccgggtctgttgtgagatagtaactcactgatgacaatggtgtatggcgcaacttcgtgaattggttgaagttaggcattaacaccgttggatgacggtccagtgatctagtggttaagtgcccgcgtgcgaaaccagtaggtcctgggttctaatctcgcagggagcgagatcatggatgctcactgcttaggagtcccacaataggacgaaacggccgtccagtgtttccaggttttccatgatggtctagcttcaactgactcatgatcttaaccattgaaattactacaatctccacaaaacccatctgaaatATACATGTAAACCTTTACAATATCAATTTTACGTAACTTCAATAATATGCAGTAGATTAACAGATTTCGAAAAATTCATTTTGATCTTATTGTTTAACTTGTGATATGACGTAATTCCAGCCATCATCTGATGgctaataatgttaataatgtgAATATAGTGTATGATAAAACTTATGAGTACTACATCCATTTAAGTTCAATCAATCGACAAAGAAAGAGTCGCATTCTTAAAAttaaagaatatatggaactcaaaataactgtctgtcaaccaatatcaaagtcagaatctttaatacgaacgtaaAGGTAGTtccactgtacggagctgaaacgtggagaactacaacaaccatcatcaaacatgtatttataaatagttgtctacgcaagatactcaacatccattggccggataccatcagcaacagccttctgtggagagaacaaaccagcttccagctgaagaagaaattagaaaaagacgatgtAAAttgataggaaatacattacgcaaatcatcaaactgcatcacgatgcaagccctaacttggaatcctgaagggaagcggaaaagcgAAATGgggaagaacacattacgtcgggaaatagaatcagatatgaaaaggatgaacaacaactggaaaggattgcataggacagggttggatggagagtgctggtggacggcctatgctcctcgatgaggggtaacaggcataatcAAGTAAAATAAGCATCCAGTGTTTACGATTGTTTGTAATGAAAGAGACAAATGATACATCCGATCACTATTCGTCCATTATAGGGCTTTCTAATTTTTGAtatgcaaaatatatgtatactaATAATATAAAAGATTTATCCCATACAACTTATTCCTTGATGAAACAAAAGAAGATGAAGTAGTTCTTTTTCAAGGCTACTCTAGCTTCAAACAACCAGAAGTTATAAACACCAGTattaatatagatatatatttcaattattttactTGATCAACCTAAATCTGATGATCAAGAGCCAGATAAAAAATCATGAGAACCAAAATAATATTCGGGCCCAATTGAGAAGAGACATttgatctatctatctatctatctatctatctatctatctatctatctatctatctatctatctatctatctatctatctatctatctatctatctatctatctatctatctatctatctatctatctatctatctatctatctatctatctatctatctatctatctatctatctatctatctatctatctatctatctatctatctatctatctatctatctatctatctatctatctatctatctatctatctatctatctatctatctatctatctatctatctatctatctatctatctatctatctatctatctatctatctatctatctatctatctatctatctatctatctaacaGCGGTTGCGAAAAAACATGTTAATAGTATTTAAAATTTGATGATGAGATTTAGTGAAATTATCGAAATATAACTAAAGGTCGGTATTAAATAGCCATTACAGTCTAGTTTTTCGGTTCATTATATACTTTTTACTTTTGACAACTATGAATGAAGAAACAATAATCtgattgaaatattattatgaaCATAGTTATGTAGGACTCGTAATTGCATGAGTTATTCCTTGAATTTCTATTACTACTAtccaaagaaaaataataaatctacCCAAATATTTTATACATTCTTGCTTAATTATCCTTGAAAGGCAGATTGTTTTTAATAAACTCTTTCGAAGTCTTCTACCACTAATTATATATCATTTGTATTAAAGCTGCATTTGTGTGTTAGGAAGAAATTTATTTGACTTCTGTCACATACCCAGCCATCGATATTACTTTAATCTTCCTTCCCTCATTTCATTCACTATATGAATTTAAATCTGTAGCCAAAGTATTGAGCAgacaaatattttttgttttgaaaagaCAAATGTTGTATAAAAAGTTTATGTTAATAACAAAAAGGGGCTAAgcataaaaataaatgtaaagtgAACAATTAATTTACTACCGTAATTAATTGAAAGGTAGTGAAACGGTTTACAGATCTATacgaaaattattgaaaaatcaCTTTGTATTATCAAAGTAGTCCTAAATGAACCCAGAACTTCTACATACAAATCAGATAACTTATTCGTCTTAGAGACAATGACGGGTACTGAAATCTAAATTTTGATTTGTAAGCTATTTGAACATCCTGTTataattatctttttatataatccattttatatttttatgaaaCCTTACATCATAATCGAATAGCTTTCTAAAGAAACATAAAAGGTCTTCTTGGGGATCTTGTAATACAGTATTCATTGAACGTATTTAAAAACAAGGTTAAAAATGTACTCAGGTGTTTGGAGAATAAATCGATTCTAGTAactcaataaaatattataagCAACTATTCTCCACTATTACCGAACAAATAGTAGATAGAGTATCATGAGATTAATCTTAGTTTAGTGTTTGTAGATGTGTATAAATGAATACTAGGATGAATGCTTACACATTCATAAACTGATATCATAGAAAATACAAAAATCAGACCCTCTTAAGATGcagtttatatttataataaaaataccaTTATGGTATTGATTTAAACTTAGTATCTAGAGTCGTATGATTTTTTCCTCCTGTTTTGTTGCTTTAATTTCACAAAATATGACAGTTTCGACAGAAATTATCTTATCTTTGCACGATTTCAAATTTTAGCTTTATGGTTGAAATATATACGTTGTTATGTCTTATTCCATTCTAATCTTGTGTATAATTTAAGAGAAgggtaataaatatttatgtacataCCATCTACTGTTCTGTGCCCAGACAATCATTGTTAATTTGGATTTAATGATTTCATACATTGTCGTGATATGAAGAAACCATTTGTTATAACATGAATTCCTGTTATTCTGCCACATTcgttctttttattttattaaatatatgagTTCTATCATTCTTTTGAGTTGTTTATCTCTGATATCTTTAATTAAAATCCATCATACAAACATGTTAAGCACATAGAATTTTGGTAAGATGGGTTGTTAACAGAGAATAGTCAGTTCGGTATGGTTGATAGAATGACTAAGTTGAAAAATCGCTAGACGAATATTTTATACTAGTAATTTATCTTCAAAATTTGTCAATCTCTATTTACTTCGCATCTTAATTAGCGTGTATTTACTTGAGATTAAGTTTAAGATGACTTCCTAGTTTTAACACGATGTTGTAAACCATTAAGTTCAAGGTATCATAGAATGTAACAGATTAAAGATGTATTAAGTGctatttatatatttgataagatCTAAATATTTCGATCTGATGAACATATTTTGTCCCCCATCGTCGAACCTATTTTTAAGTTTCGACAGACAGTAAATCTGAAAAGCCATGTTTTTCATTTTACTATAATCTGTCTTTCTATGTTTAATTACCGCATATTCAGCAATCTTCATAATACGCTAGAATTATTTTGAAGCGAGATACTTCCAAGATCTTTTCaagtttcaattgatttattaGATTTTGACGACGATAGGGTCTTGTACTAGTTAAGTAATTTCTTTAAATCTTTAAAATATCTTCCTTTCTTTGGTCATTGACGCTTAAATTATTCCAATGAACATCATATGACTCGATGGATCTCAACAAATTTCCTAACAGTAAAGACTCTTTAATCAAAcgtttttgttattattgattattctgaatttatcaatatttatggtgTTATGTATTTTGATATTCCTTGGAAAATactagttctcagattttattcaaAATCTATGTCAActtttatcagtatgggggatTTGTGACGATTGTAGTTTTTCACAAATGAAATCACAAGCCGATATAAGCTAGAACACCAACGTAAACGTGGAAAAACAGGAGATCTGTTTTACTCCAATATGCGACTCTTAAGCAGTTCGTATCCGCGATCccgccatgaccagtggagttcaatccatGTCGAATGTGAGACATAAATCCACTGCAGTCAATGGATGACGGGTTGCACAAGATTACTCATCGATTgaggttacacattaacactgttggatactcGCTtgatgatctagaggttaaccgTTCTCGTGCGAGACTGAGAGTTCTGAGTTCAGGTCTCATGtgtggggtcgtgaatgcgtactgctgaggagttaaTACTAGGTCTAGACGgatgtccaatgcttccatattttctatggtgttctagcttagaTAAACACTTCTTATAAATGAGAACACCATTGGGGACAATCAAACTTATTTGCTACTGATgtagacagatataaatagtatgtatcatcaatcgaaagtgaaatacctggaggcagaaggttaagaagatcgaagaaaagagaacgagaacagagaatgattggtgtggaaacgaagggataataaagtctgagactattgattaacatttttcaaatgaagtatttattatatagttctcagattttaccacaTTGTTCTGTAatattgtattaaaataaatttgattattcccacttgtgttctcgtttactacaaCATGAGTTCAAGTGTAAAAATATgttgatttattatatttgagTTTTGAGGATGTTTAGTTGTTTATTCAAActactttatttttaaaatcactTTATTTTACACATTGTATCATATGCATGTTCATACCATCCAGACATGTTGACCTTTAATGATACTTTTTGAATAATGTGAGTTACATCAAAACATcatctgttgttgttttttctaatgaaaataataatga of the Schistosoma haematobium chromosome 4, whole genome shotgun sequence genome contains:
- the MFSD12_1 gene encoding Major facilitator super domain-containing protein 12 (EggNog:ENOG410WFHV~COG:G) → MKWISKIAYGTGQMLKDLVAGVISIFYIIFYEGCISLSSSQVGALLLCGQIANGLATPLIGYLSDRPLGLTEKPTTGHQSITCEDGSVKKDKRFLSRMKRQLRLGQRKSWHLGGCLLMLVAFPLMFGQPEYFVGLPIVVKLLINGMLIICVQVCGILEITRKNIR